The following are encoded in a window of Candidatus Zixiibacteriota bacterium genomic DNA:
- a CDS encoding 3-hydroxybutyryl-CoA dehydrogenase: MIKKVGIVGFGQMGSGIGQVAAGKGYEVIAREVTDELFKKGIGYITKNLDKAIEKGKTDAQHKADVLPRIKGTTNLKDLADCDIICEAVIENLEVKKQVYRELDGACKQETIFASNTSSLSISDMAAVTKRRDKFCGLHFFNPVPIMKLCEVVKTIDTSEDTYKTAFAFAESLGKACVTAKDSPGFIVNVLLVPYLLDAIRQLEHGLASREDIDNGMVYGCGHPMGPLALTDFIGLDTILYIADIMFAEFKDSHYSAPPLLRRMVNAGYMGKKSGRGFYDYGKK; encoded by the coding sequence ATGATAAAGAAAGTCGGCATAGTCGGGTTCGGGCAGATGGGGTCCGGGATCGGCCAGGTGGCGGCGGGCAAAGGGTACGAAGTCATCGCCCGAGAGGTCACCGACGAATTATTCAAGAAGGGAATAGGCTACATCACCAAGAACCTCGACAAGGCAATCGAGAAGGGGAAAACCGACGCTCAGCACAAGGCAGACGTACTTCCCCGTATCAAGGGTACAACCAATCTCAAAGACCTGGCCGATTGCGATATCATCTGCGAGGCGGTGATCGAGAATCTTGAGGTCAAGAAACAGGTTTACAGAGAATTAGACGGGGCCTGCAAGCAAGAGACGATATTCGCGTCGAATACGTCGTCGTTGTCGATCTCAGATATGGCGGCGGTCACCAAGCGACGTGACAAGTTTTGCGGCTTGCACTTTTTCAATCCGGTTCCAATCATGAAGCTGTGCGAGGTGGTCAAGACCATCGATACCAGTGAAGACACTTACAAGACTGCTTTCGCCTTTGCTGAGTCGCTCGGCAAGGCGTGTGTGACCGCCAAAGACTCGCCGGGGTTCATTGTCAACGTACTGCTGGTGCCGTATTTGCTTGACGCTATCCGGCAACTCGAACACGGCCTGGCCTCGCGCGAGGATATCGACAACGGCATGGTGTACGGGTGCGGGCATCCGATGGGTCCGCTCGCGCTGACCGATTTTATCGGGCTGGACACGATTCTGTATATCGCAGACATCATGTTCGCCGAATTTAAGGATTCGCATTATTCGGCGCCGCCGCTTCTGCGCCGGATGGTCAACGCCGGTTACATGGGCAAGAAATCCGGCCGCGGGTTTTATGATTACGGGAAGAAGTGA
- a CDS encoding enoyl-CoA hydratase-related protein produces the protein MADYKNILVEKKDAAIVLTINREKALNALDRDTVGELHHFISSHWNDHSFSVLIITGAGKAFVAGADIAELKDLDVQGGIELSARGNWLFKSIQNFPKPVIAAVNGFALGGGCELAMACDIRLASEKAKFGQPEVNLGIIPGYGGTQRLARLVGRGKAMQLILTGEMITAAEAHRIGLVDEVYPAEELLPKALAMAATIASKGPIAVRMAKESVNRGLDMPLSNGLDLEKVNFGAVCGSHDKTEGCAAFLEKRKAEFKAK, from the coding sequence ATGGCTGACTACAAGAACATCCTGGTCGAAAAGAAAGACGCGGCCATCGTCCTCACGATCAACCGCGAGAAAGCGCTCAACGCGCTGGACCGTGACACGGTCGGCGAACTACATCATTTCATCAGCTCTCACTGGAACGACCACTCGTTCAGCGTGCTGATTATCACCGGCGCCGGCAAGGCGTTTGTCGCCGGGGCCGATATTGCCGAGCTGAAAGATCTCGACGTACAAGGCGGGATCGAGCTCTCCGCGCGCGGCAACTGGCTGTTCAAGAGTATCCAGAACTTCCCCAAGCCGGTGATTGCGGCGGTCAACGGTTTCGCGCTCGGCGGCGGGTGCGAGCTGGCGATGGCTTGCGATATCCGGCTGGCGTCGGAAAAAGCGAAATTCGGGCAGCCGGAGGTCAACCTCGGCATTATCCCCGGCTATGGCGGCACGCAGCGGCTTGCGCGTTTAGTCGGTAGGGGCAAGGCGATGCAGTTGATTCTAACCGGCGAGATGATTACGGCCGCGGAGGCGCACCGGATCGGACTGGTCGATGAGGTCTATCCGGCCGAGGAGTTGCTCCCGAAGGCGCTTGCCATGGCCGCGACGATTGCGTCGAAAGGGCCAATTGCGGTCCGCATGGCTAAAGAGAGTGTCAATCGCGGTCTGGATATGCCGCTATCGAACGGACTGGATCTGGAGAAAGTGAATTTCGGCGCGGTGTGTGGCTCGCACGACAAGACCGAAGGGTGCGCGGCGTTCCTCGAGAAGCGCAAGGCTGAGTTCAAAGCGAAATAG
- a CDS encoding DUF4159 domain-containing protein codes for MAERWSYLAIGLVAFVVVGSAPAQVPLIEFDTAQLSDFTRPPARLQGRTHPNPSAIRVARLHYSGGGDWYWGSSAVPNFLKFVRDNTAMPVDTVERQVRITDPELFQYPFLFATGHGIVSFSPEERERLRQYLAAGGFLFVNDSYGMDKNFRKEMANLLPEREVIDLPFDHPIYHCFYDFPSGPPKIHDHDKQAPRGYAVIVNGRVVVYFLVESDIGDGWEDEQVHNDPPDKRQEAFRMGLNILTYAMLY; via the coding sequence ATGGCAGAGCGGTGGTCATATTTGGCTATCGGGTTAGTAGCGTTCGTGGTGGTCGGGTCGGCGCCGGCTCAGGTGCCGCTGATCGAGTTCGACACCGCGCAACTGTCTGATTTCACCCGTCCCCCGGCCCGCCTGCAGGGGCGGACTCATCCAAACCCGTCGGCAATCAGGGTCGCGAGGCTGCACTACTCAGGCGGCGGCGACTGGTACTGGGGGAGTTCGGCTGTCCCGAATTTCCTAAAGTTCGTGCGCGATAACACCGCCATGCCGGTCGATACTGTCGAGCGCCAGGTGCGTATCACCGATCCGGAACTGTTCCAATACCCGTTTCTATTCGCCACCGGCCACGGCATAGTGAGTTTTTCGCCCGAAGAACGGGAGCGGCTTCGCCAGTACCTGGCCGCAGGCGGGTTCTTGTTTGTCAACGACTCGTACGGCATGGATAAGAACTTCCGCAAGGAAATGGCGAATCTGTTACCGGAGCGCGAGGTAATCGATCTGCCGTTCGATCATCCGATCTACCACTGTTTCTACGACTTCCCCAGCGGCCCGCCCAAGATTCACGACCATGACAAGCAGGCCCCGCGTGGGTACGCCGTTATCGTCAATGGCCGGGTAGTGGTTTATTTCCTGGTGGAGTCGGATATCGGCGACGGCTGGGAGGACGAACAGGTACACAACGACCCTCCGGACAAGCGGCAGGAAGCTTTCCGGATGGGGCTGAACATACTTACGTATGCCATGTTATATTAG